A DNA window from Turicibacter sp. TJ11 contains the following coding sequences:
- a CDS encoding ABC transporter substrate-binding protein, giving the protein MKKLMTSLSLMAGVTTLAACSSGNKEQTPETSEIVTTIESPVTIEFWHAMSGTNQEAVDALVEQFNSTIGAEKNITVKPVYQGQYTDLKTKTTAALKSGSVPAIAQAYPDWVAEYLQSGSVVNLTPYIENTEVGINDFDDIIASYRAENSQYEGGQFYSLPFNKSTEVLYYNKTFFEENGLTVPTTWEELETLSATIKELTGNPAFGIDSPQNYFITMVQQFGGEYTNSQGEVLFGEDNAKAAIEALELLKRNTDAGYWRLAGEDKYLSGPFMSELVYMYTGSSAGYSHISSADFEVGVAPIPQVSDETGAVIQQGTNVVVFDQNKSSEEVYAAYEFAKYLASYEGNLAFSTTTSYLPIRESVIASDEYQNYVVEANDQTKVVGPEQADYYFYDPSFYTDTYSSYNVRTAVGQAVEQVVLNGVSPEQAVQEALNSLK; this is encoded by the coding sequence GTGAAGAAATTAATGACATCTTTATCACTTATGGCTGGGGTAACTACTTTAGCAGCATGTTCAAGTGGTAACAAAGAACAAACACCTGAAACATCAGAGATCGTAACGACAATTGAAAGTCCAGTAACGATTGAATTTTGGCATGCAATGTCAGGAACAAATCAAGAAGCTGTTGATGCGTTAGTTGAGCAGTTTAACTCAACAATTGGGGCTGAAAAAAACATTACGGTTAAACCTGTATATCAAGGACAATATACAGATTTAAAAACAAAAACAACAGCTGCATTAAAATCAGGGTCAGTACCAGCAATTGCTCAAGCATATCCTGATTGGGTTGCTGAATATTTACAGTCAGGTTCAGTAGTAAACCTAACTCCATACATCGAAAACACAGAAGTTGGAATTAACGATTTTGATGATATCATCGCATCATATCGCGCTGAAAATAGTCAATATGAAGGTGGACAATTCTATTCATTACCATTTAATAAATCAACAGAAGTTTTATACTACAATAAAACGTTCTTTGAGGAAAATGGTTTAACTGTTCCAACAACTTGGGAAGAATTAGAAACTTTATCAGCGACTATTAAAGAATTAACAGGAAATCCTGCATTTGGTATTGATTCACCACAAAACTACTTCATCACAATGGTTCAACAATTTGGTGGAGAGTATACAAACTCTCAAGGTGAAGTGTTATTCGGTGAAGATAATGCTAAAGCTGCTATTGAGGCTTTAGAGTTATTAAAACGTAATACAGATGCTGGATACTGGCGTTTAGCAGGAGAAGATAAATATCTTTCTGGACCATTCATGAGTGAATTAGTGTACATGTACACAGGATCATCTGCTGGATATTCTCATATTTCATCAGCTGATTTTGAAGTTGGAGTAGCTCCAATTCCTCAAGTTTCTGATGAAACAGGAGCAGTTATTCAACAAGGAACTAACGTTGTTGTATTTGATCAAAACAAATCATCAGAAGAAGTTTATGCAGCATACGAATTTGCTAAATATTTAGCATCATATGAAGGAAACTTAGCGTTCTCAACAACGACTTCATATTTACCAATTCGTGAATCAGTAATTGCTTCTGATGAATATCAAAACTACGTTGTAGAAGCTAACGATCAAACTAAAGTAGTAGGTCCAGAACAAGCAGATTACTACTTCTATGATCCATCATTCTACACAGATACATATTCTTCATATAACGTACGTACTGCAGTTGGACAAGCAGTAGAGCAAGTTGTATTAAATGGTGTATCTCCAGAACAAGCAGTTCAAGAAGCTCTTAACTCTTTAAAATAA
- a CDS encoding bifunctional oligoribonuclease/PAP phosphatase NrnA, with amino-acid sequence MTIQEKIINKIKEYQTIIIHRHVIPDGDAYGSSFGLAELIRTTFPDKKVYVVGEELDYLNYIGTTDKIEDSVYNNALVIITDTSNAARISDDRWRLGTYKIKIDHHPFSDEYADIEWIDTSYTSTCEMITSLLIEQQLKISDNGARCLYNGIISDTGRFLFRGVSEQTLRYASTLLKYDFDMIELYAHMYTQSKSLVRFKGYALLNFKETNNGVGYLKLTDEQLKEFNIDENSASSQVNTLANIEGIKIWAFFVEDKAQGDIRVNLRSSGAAVNEVAKKYGGGGHLQAAGARVNSWDTIDEMIKDLDQLAQQN; translated from the coding sequence ATGACAATTCAAGAAAAGATTATTAATAAAATTAAAGAATATCAGACCATTATTATTCATCGACACGTGATTCCAGATGGTGATGCCTATGGTTCATCGTTTGGTTTAGCTGAGTTGATACGTACCACATTTCCAGATAAAAAAGTATATGTCGTTGGTGAAGAGTTAGATTATTTAAACTATATAGGAACAACTGATAAAATTGAAGATTCTGTTTACAATAATGCTCTTGTTATAATTACTGATACGTCAAATGCTGCACGTATTTCAGATGATCGTTGGAGATTAGGAACTTATAAAATTAAAATTGATCATCACCCATTTTCAGATGAATATGCAGATATTGAATGGATTGACACATCATATACCTCAACGTGTGAAATGATCACATCTTTACTCATTGAACAACAATTAAAAATAAGTGATAATGGCGCACGCTGTTTATATAATGGAATCATTTCTGACACAGGACGTTTCTTATTTAGAGGGGTTTCGGAACAAACATTACGTTACGCGTCTACGCTACTAAAATATGACTTTGATATGATTGAATTATATGCACATATGTATACTCAATCTAAATCACTTGTACGTTTTAAAGGTTATGCATTATTAAACTTTAAAGAAACGAATAACGGGGTTGGTTATCTTAAATTAACGGATGAACAATTAAAAGAGTTTAATATTGATGAAAACTCTGCTTCATCACAAGTAAATACACTTGCCAATATTGAAGGAATTAAGATTTGGGCATTTTTTGTTGAGGATAAAGCTCAAGGAGATATCCGTGTCAATTTACGTTCAAGTGGAGCAGCAGTTAATGAAGTTGCTAAAAAATACGGTGGTGGTGGTCATCTTCAAGCCGCTGGAGCACGTGTTAATTCATGGGATACGATTGATGAAATGATTAAAGATTTAGACCAATTAGCACAACAAAATTAA
- the surE gene encoding 5'/3'-nucleotidase SurE, with protein MKILITNDDGIQAPGIHALADIASNYGEVYVVAPHTNNSAVSHGITMRRPLKSYPTVVKGATLAMGIDGTPADCVKYALAHLKIKPDVVLSGINDERNVGTDVLYSGTVSGAIEANLCGYPAIAVSTTDSNFKVVTDHFPNLFEKLLSGLLTSDTTININFPSLETPKGVKVTTVGISRYDETYVEEEDGHRLSGPLIDMDQPEETDVKSIMNGYITVTPLKFKLYDDDKINEFMKVF; from the coding sequence ATGAAGATTTTAATTACAAATGATGATGGAATTCAAGCACCTGGAATTCATGCATTAGCTGATATTGCCTCAAATTATGGTGAAGTATATGTGGTTGCGCCACATACGAATAATAGTGCAGTTAGCCATGGAATTACGATGCGTCGACCATTAAAGTCATATCCAACGGTTGTGAAAGGTGCCACATTAGCTATGGGGATTGATGGCACACCTGCTGACTGTGTCAAATATGCTTTAGCTCATTTAAAAATCAAGCCAGATGTCGTGTTATCTGGTATTAACGATGAACGCAATGTTGGAACAGATGTTTTATACTCTGGGACAGTTTCAGGTGCTATTGAAGCTAATTTATGTGGATATCCAGCCATTGCTGTTTCTACAACCGATTCAAACTTTAAAGTTGTAACAGATCATTTTCCTAATTTATTTGAAAAATTATTATCTGGTTTATTAACATCGGATACAACGATTAATATTAACTTTCCATCATTAGAGACGCCAAAAGGAGTTAAAGTGACGACGGTAGGAATTAGTCGATACGATGAGACTTATGTTGAAGAGGAAGACGGACATCGTTTATCAGGTCCGCTAATTGATATGGATCAGCCTGAAGAAACAGACGTTAAATCAATCATGAATGGCTATATTACGGTTACGCCTTTAAAATTTAAACTTTATGATGATGATAAAATTAATGAGTTTATGAAAGTATTTTAA
- a CDS encoding PLP-dependent aminotransferase family protein has product MLPISIHLDKNNSIPMYLQLANQLQQLIETKQLSPGSSLPSIRKLATFLGVNTVTIVSAYKHLETKELIQAKKGSGYFILEKEPSQQPPIIKSHSTPSIAHQHLQLGENEINFASATPDPSVFPITAFKKYLNIVLDRDQGYVFGYQESNGYAPLRESLCLFLKKNYSINTSPDYLQIVSGAQQGIDIIAKAILNSKDHIIVECPTYTGALAAFSSREVTIHEVPIEEDGLDVDELETLIQTYQPKLLYLMSKFQNPSTISYSQEKINKIIELAEKYNFYIVEDDSMSEICFNSDSSSKSFKSSDPYQRVIYIKSFSKLLMPGLRIGFMVVPPQLAMSILNAKHHTDISSSGLIQRTVDLYLREGDWTQHITQMKNIYEKKYHLMLLKLQKLKQYGIYFHEPNGGLHFWVKLPSYLDAKTLCEACQQHSLLVMPGSTFTANHANQMKQYIRLSFAACSEEQLIKGMNILEHILKSYGQQQKVTTIPII; this is encoded by the coding sequence ATGCTTCCTATTTCTATACACTTAGATAAAAACAACTCAATTCCCATGTATTTACAACTAGCTAATCAATTACAGCAATTGATTGAAACGAAGCAATTATCCCCAGGTTCATCGCTTCCTTCTATTAGAAAACTGGCCACCTTTCTTGGCGTTAATACGGTAACCATTGTATCTGCTTATAAACATCTTGAAACAAAAGAACTCATTCAAGCTAAAAAAGGAAGCGGGTATTTTATTTTAGAAAAAGAGCCTTCTCAACAACCGCCTATTATTAAAAGTCATTCTACACCGTCAATCGCTCATCAGCATCTTCAACTAGGTGAAAATGAAATTAATTTTGCTAGTGCAACCCCTGATCCTAGTGTTTTTCCGATTACCGCTTTTAAAAAGTATCTCAATATCGTATTAGACCGTGATCAAGGATACGTTTTTGGTTATCAAGAAAGTAACGGCTACGCTCCTTTAAGAGAAAGTCTTTGTCTATTCTTAAAGAAAAACTATTCCATTAACACCTCACCTGACTATCTTCAAATTGTATCAGGTGCTCAACAAGGAATCGATATTATTGCTAAGGCAATATTAAATTCAAAAGATCATATTATTGTCGAATGCCCCACTTATACAGGGGCTTTAGCTGCTTTCAGTTCTCGTGAAGTAACGATTCACGAAGTACCAATTGAGGAGGATGGATTAGATGTGGATGAATTAGAAACGCTTATTCAAACATATCAACCTAAACTTCTTTATCTCATGAGTAAATTTCAAAATCCTTCAACGATTTCTTATTCTCAAGAAAAAATTAATAAAATTATTGAGTTAGCTGAAAAATATAATTTCTATATTGTTGAAGATGATTCCATGTCTGAAATTTGTTTTAATTCAGATTCATCCTCAAAAAGCTTTAAATCAAGCGATCCTTATCAACGAGTGATTTATATCAAGAGCTTCTCCAAATTATTAATGCCAGGTCTTCGCATCGGATTCATGGTTGTTCCTCCTCAATTAGCTATGTCCATTCTAAATGCAAAACATCATACCGATATCTCTTCTTCTGGACTCATTCAAAGAACGGTTGATTTATACTTACGTGAAGGTGATTGGACTCAACACATTACTCAGATGAAAAATATCTACGAAAAAAAATATCATCTGATGCTTTTAAAACTTCAAAAGTTAAAACAGTATGGGATTTACTTTCATGAACCTAATGGAGGATTACACTTTTGGGTAAAACTTCCTTCTTATCTTGATGCAAAAACGTTATGTGAAGCTTGTCAACAACACTCCTTATTAGTCATGCCAGGTTCAACATTTACCGCCAATCACGCTAATCAAATGAAACAGTATATTCGTTTAAGCTTTGCCGCTTGTAGTGAGGAACAACTGATTAAAGGAATGAATATCCTTGAACATATTTTAAAATCATATGGTCAGCAACAAAAAGTAACGACCATCCCTATTATCTAA
- a CDS encoding rhodanese-like domain-containing protein has translation MKRLVGKITFCLIFIFLMIVAIIDYHESDRNTSQPVSTISVVHYISQQEAEKLLKETKGNIVIDVRNNSEYIASHLENAINIPSRELNEHLNELEIYKDKTIILYCESGHRSKTVALQLEALGYKTLYVIEGGIN, from the coding sequence ATGAAAAGACTCGTTGGGAAAATTACATTTTGTTTAATTTTTATCTTTTTAATGATAGTAGCAATCATTGATTATCATGAATCAGATAGAAATACGAGTCAGCCTGTTTCAACTATTTCTGTCGTTCATTACATCAGTCAGCAAGAAGCAGAAAAGTTACTGAAGGAAACGAAAGGTAATATTGTAATAGATGTTAGAAATAATAGTGAATATATAGCGTCTCACTTAGAAAATGCGATTAATATTCCAAGTAGAGAACTAAACGAACATTTGAATGAACTTGAGATCTATAAGGATAAGACGATTATTCTTTATTGTGAATCAGGTCATCGAAGTAAAACGGTAGCTTTACAACTAGAGGCCTTAGGATATAAAACTCTATATGTCATTGAAGGCGGTATAAATTAA
- a CDS encoding IS30 family transposase: MSYKHLTTFERTRIEVLLKMGYSTRQIAAQLNRHHSTIARELKRNTQKTYQAELAEKLAGKRRLACHRKEVKSEELIQTIQHYLKLTWSPEQISHTVLKGVISFKTIYRWIYDGTILSGDLSCLRQKGKRRKPRETRGRFNIGTSIHQRPKEVKKRQTFGHWELDTVVSSRGKSKGCLATFVERQTRFYMAVKIENRSASEMYRAIQELYEHFPNDTFKTYTVDRGKEFACYSKVEADLKVPVYFADAYSSWQRGSNENANGLLREFFPKKTDLARVTEKEVNEALCLINHRPRKCLGWKTSFDLFHEQVSHLY; this comes from the coding sequence ATGAGTTATAAACATCTTACCACATTTGAACGTACACGTATAGAAGTTCTTTTGAAAATGGGCTATTCGACAAGACAGATTGCAGCTCAATTGAATCGACATCACTCGACCATTGCTCGTGAATTGAAACGAAATACTCAGAAAACTTATCAGGCTGAGCTAGCAGAGAAATTAGCCGGAAAACGACGTTTAGCTTGTCACCGTAAAGAAGTAAAGTCTGAAGAACTCATTCAAACCATTCAACACTATTTGAAGTTAACCTGGTCGCCTGAACAAATTTCTCATACGGTTTTAAAGGGTGTGATTTCATTTAAAACCATTTATCGTTGGATTTATGATGGTACGATTTTATCAGGAGATTTAAGCTGTTTAAGACAAAAAGGAAAGCGTCGAAAACCACGAGAAACACGTGGGCGATTTAACATTGGAACCTCGATTCATCAACGCCCCAAAGAGGTTAAAAAGCGCCAAACATTCGGACACTGGGAATTAGATACAGTGGTTTCAAGTCGTGGAAAAAGTAAGGGGTGTTTAGCGACCTTTGTTGAACGTCAAACACGCTTTTATATGGCCGTGAAAATAGAAAATCGCTCGGCTTCAGAGATGTATCGAGCGATTCAAGAGTTATATGAACACTTCCCTAACGACACGTTCAAAACCTATACCGTTGATCGAGGAAAAGAGTTTGCCTGTTATTCCAAAGTAGAGGCTGATTTAAAGGTCCCTGTTTACTTCGCAGATGCTTATTCCTCTTGGCAAAGAGGAAGTAATGAAAATGCCAATGGATTACTTCGAGAATTCTTCCCGAAAAAGACCGACTTGGCACGAGTAACTGAAAAAGAGGTTAATGAGGCACTCTGCCTCATTAACCATCGACCACGAAAATGTTTAGGTTGGAAAACTTCATTTGATCTATTTCATGAGCAAGTGTCGCATTTATATTGA
- a CDS encoding hemolysin III family protein has translation MTDHKNSIFSFQCLFSFFFELQYNILIIPIFVRVIFLFFIVIYGSIFKLAWFNCSRMLSTSIYILMGWLVIFAFEPLLIALSTNGVTLLIFGGVLYTIGGILYTIKPDWQIFKYFGYHEVFHIFILLGSLSYFLCIYFYVL, from the coding sequence TTGACTGATCATAAGAATTCCATCTTTTCATTTCAATGCCTCTTTTCGTTTTTCTTTGAGCTACAATATAATATATTAATAATTCCAATTTTTGTTAGGGTTATTTTCTTATTTTTTATCGTTATTTACGGAAGTATATTTAAACTCGCTTGGTTTAACTGTTCTCGTATGCTATCGACTTCAATTTATATTTTAATGGGATGGTTAGTGATTTTTGCCTTTGAACCATTACTGATTGCTTTAAGTACGAATGGTGTGACACTTCTTATTTTCGGTGGTGTTCTTTATACAATAGGTGGAATTCTTTATACGATTAAGCCTGATTGGCAAATTTTTAAATATTTTGGATACCACGAAGTTTTTCATATTTTTATTTTACTCGGTAGTTTATCTTACTTCTTATGTATCTATTTTTATGTTCTGTAA
- a CDS encoding hemolysin III family protein: protein MTDHKNSIFSFQCLFSFFFELQYNILIIPIFVRVIFLFFIVIYGSIFKLAWFNCSRMLSTSIYILMGWLVIFAFEPLLIALSTNGVTLLIFGGVLYTIGGILYTIKPDWQIFKYFGYHEVFHIFILLGSLSYFLCTYFYVL, encoded by the coding sequence TTGACTGATCATAAGAATTCCATCTTTTCATTTCAATGCCTCTTTTCGTTTTTCTTTGAGCTACAATATAATATATTAATAATTCCAATTTTTGTTAGGGTTATTTTCTTATTTTTTATCGTTATTTACGGAAGTATATTTAAACTCGCTTGGTTTAACTGTTCTCGTATGCTATCGACTTCAATTTATATTTTAATGGGATGGTTAGTGATTTTTGCCTTTGAACCATTACTGATTGCTTTAAGTACGAATGGTGTGACACTTCTTATTTTCGGTGGTGTTCTTTATACAATAGGTGGAATTCTTTATACGATTAAGCCTGATTGGCAAATTTTTAAATATTTTGGATACCACGAAGTTTTTCATATTTTTATTTTACTCGGTAGTTTATCTTACTTCTTATGTACCTATTTTTATGTTCTGTAA
- a CDS encoding hemolysin III family protein, producing the protein MNNYIREPINGLTHLVGAILSLIALVAMVFKVVMENYTLTGLISVIIFGLSMLLLYATSATYHMIISSDPVINFLQRLDHSMIFVLIVGSYTPFCLMVLNGKSGWILFSIVSIIAICGIIFKLAWFNCSRVLSTSIYILMGWLVIFAFEPLLLALSTNGVMLLVLGGVLYTIGGILYAIKPDWQVFKYLGYHEVFHIFILLGSLSHFLCIYFYVL; encoded by the coding sequence ATGAACAATTACATAAGAGAACCGATTAATGGATTAACTCATTTAGTAGGTGCTATTTTATCTCTTATTGCTTTAGTTGCAATGGTTTTTAAAGTCGTTATGGAAAATTACACATTGACTGGATTAATATCTGTAATTATTTTTGGTCTAAGTATGCTATTACTTTACGCAACATCAGCTACTTATCATATGATTATTTCATCAGATCCTGTCATTAATTTTTTACAACGGCTTGATCACAGTATGATATTTGTATTAATTGTAGGTTCTTATACACCTTTTTGTCTAATGGTCTTAAATGGAAAATCAGGATGGATTTTATTTAGTATTGTCTCAATAATCGCTATATGTGGAATTATATTTAAACTCGCTTGGTTTAATTGTTCTCGTGTGCTATCGACTTCCATTTATATTTTAATGGGATGGTTAGTGATTTTTGCCTTTGAACCATTATTACTTGCATTAAGTACAAATGGTGTGATGCTTCTTGTTCTAGGTGGTGTTCTTTATACAATAGGCGGCATTCTTTATGCGATTAAGCCTGATTGGCAAGTTTTTAAATATCTTGGATATCACGAGGTTTTTCATATTTTTATTTTACTCGGTAGTTTATCTCACTTCTTATGTATCTATTTTTATGTTCTGTAA
- a CDS encoding flotillin family protein: protein MLEMIMPYVKWIGLALFVIFILLILWKKAPQDKAIVVTGLRRRVISGSGGIVIPYLEQVSRISLENIKVEVKTHESLDSNGVPIDTDGVAIIKVNSDPKSVLLAVEQFNTGREKETINVIKETVQDVLEGKLREIVSKMSIEEIYKDREMFSREVENVAKEDLEQMGLEIKTFTIRDIDDTKGYLTALGAKQIAEVKKNAAIAEAEAERDRMQKTSEAKRLGTEAQLKAETQIALAKKEKELQIQAYKEEEQKAQAKADYAYEVEQNIVKKNVIEALKNTELFEEQRQTEIAMQQSIKQEKELEATVKKVAEAQKYKEQQEADANRYAIIKNAEAEAESIRIKGAAEAEATRMKGQALAEAMKAEAEAMREKAEAYKQYGEAAVVQMIVEKLPELAKNIAEPLAQTDKIVIIDNGGGNGAARVTQNVTKIMSEIPEVVESLTGINLINLISSFEASFPQVTEDERSE, encoded by the coding sequence ATGTTAGAGATGATTATGCCATACGTTAAGTGGATTGGATTAGCTCTTTTTGTTATTTTTATATTATTAATTCTTTGGAAAAAGGCGCCACAAGATAAGGCCATTGTTGTGACAGGATTAAGACGTCGAGTGATTAGTGGGAGTGGAGGAATTGTTATTCCATATCTTGAACAAGTATCAAGAATTTCACTTGAGAATATTAAAGTAGAAGTTAAAACTCATGAATCACTAGATAGTAATGGAGTACCGATTGATACAGATGGAGTTGCGATTATTAAAGTTAACTCAGATCCAAAAAGTGTTTTATTAGCAGTGGAGCAATTCAATACAGGACGTGAAAAAGAAACGATTAATGTGATTAAAGAAACTGTACAGGATGTATTAGAAGGAAAGCTTCGCGAAATTGTTTCTAAAATGAGTATTGAAGAAATATACAAAGATCGTGAGATGTTTTCTCGTGAAGTTGAAAATGTTGCTAAAGAAGACCTTGAGCAAATGGGACTTGAAATTAAGACATTTACGATTCGTGACATCGATGATACAAAAGGTTATTTAACGGCTTTAGGAGCAAAACAAATTGCTGAAGTTAAGAAAAATGCAGCAATTGCAGAAGCAGAGGCAGAAAGAGATCGAATGCAAAAAACATCGGAAGCAAAACGTCTTGGAACAGAAGCACAGTTAAAAGCGGAAACTCAGATTGCCCTAGCTAAAAAAGAAAAAGAATTACAAATTCAGGCCTATAAAGAAGAAGAACAAAAAGCCCAAGCTAAGGCTGATTACGCTTATGAAGTTGAACAAAATATTGTGAAAAAGAATGTCATTGAGGCGTTAAAAAATACCGAGTTATTTGAAGAACAACGACAGACTGAAATTGCGATGCAACAATCGATCAAACAAGAAAAAGAACTTGAAGCAACCGTTAAAAAGGTAGCAGAAGCACAAAAATATAAAGAACAACAAGAAGCTGATGCTAACCGTTATGCCATTATTAAAAATGCAGAAGCAGAAGCTGAATCGATTCGAATTAAGGGGGCAGCAGAAGCAGAAGCCACTCGTATGAAAGGTCAGGCTTTAGCGGAAGCCATGAAGGCAGAGGCAGAGGCTATGCGTGAAAAAGCAGAGGCTTATAAGCAGTATGGAGAAGCTGCTGTTGTTCAGATGATCGTTGAAAAGTTACCTGAACTTGCTAAAAATATAGCAGAACCACTAGCACAGACAGACAAAATTGTTATTATTGATAATGGAGGCGGAAATGGTGCAGCAAGAGTCACGCAAAATGTAACTAAAATAATGTCAGAAATTCCGGAAGTGGTTGAATCATTAACAGGAATCAATCTCATTAATCTGATTTCTTCTTTTGAAGCATCCTTCCCTCAAGTAACTGAAGATGAAAGAAGTGAATAA
- a CDS encoding D-alanyl-D-alanine carboxypeptidase family protein, whose product MKCMYKRKLVKLGIPLGVVGIILSMSLTQNMTTSALKQEETKEKEIYVAKADEVTNTVNDNQRDEEKTEQKQEQVEEKHPINYVSKPTFYQNVITVSNPDSMLVLVNKNYALNEDYEPSDLVLPNVLSTDYNQNQNIYLRKEAAIHLEQLFYAAQNEAGLTLLARSGYRSYQTQISLYDRYVSQNGTEKADTFSARAGHSEHQTGLAMDVTADSVNRQLVTDFGLTPEGIWLKENAHRFGYIIRYLEGREDETGYQYEPWHIRYVGVEAATEIYENNWILEQYLNKKS is encoded by the coding sequence ATGAAATGTATGTATAAAAGGAAATTAGTTAAACTTGGAATTCCTTTAGGGGTAGTTGGTATTATTCTTTCAATGAGTTTAACTCAAAATATGACAACTTCAGCATTAAAACAAGAAGAAACTAAAGAGAAAGAGATTTATGTGGCTAAAGCAGATGAAGTCACGAATACCGTAAATGACAATCAAAGAGATGAAGAGAAAACAGAGCAAAAGCAGGAACAAGTTGAAGAAAAACATCCCATTAACTATGTTTCTAAACCTACGTTTTATCAAAATGTTATCACCGTCTCAAATCCCGACTCAATGTTAGTGCTTGTTAACAAAAATTACGCTTTAAACGAAGATTATGAACCAAGTGATTTAGTGTTACCGAATGTTTTATCGACTGATTATAATCAAAATCAAAATATTTACTTACGTAAAGAAGCTGCCATCCATCTTGAACAGCTATTTTATGCCGCTCAAAATGAAGCGGGTTTAACATTATTAGCAAGAAGTGGTTATCGTTCCTATCAAACACAAATTTCATTATATGATCGATACGTTTCACAAAATGGAACAGAAAAAGCAGATACATTCAGTGCAAGGGCAGGGCATAGCGAACATCAGACAGGGTTAGCTATGGATGTAACGGCGGATAGTGTTAATAGACAATTAGTTACCGATTTTGGACTAACACCAGAAGGAATTTGGTTAAAAGAGAATGCTCATCGATTCGGCTATATTATTCGTTATTTAGAAGGTCGTGAAGATGAAACAGGTTATCAGTATGAACCGTGGCATATTCGTTATGTTGGGGTAGAAGCTGCAACTGAAATTTATGAAAATAATTGGATTTTGGAACAATATTTAAACAAAAAGAGCTAA
- the fba gene encoding class II fructose-1,6-bisphosphate aldolase, with the protein MLVSAKDMLQKAYEGKYAVGQFNINNLEWTKAILLTAQENNSPVILGVSEGAAKYMCGYETIVGMVNGMMKELNITVPVALHLDHGSYQGALDAMAAGFSSIMFDGSHYAIEENIAKTTEMVKLTAEKGLSLEAEVGSIGGEEDGVVGKGEVADPAECKQIADLGVTMLAAGIGNIHGKYPENWAGLAFDALEAINASTGNTPLVLHGGTGIPEEMIKKAISLGVAKINVNTECQLAFQEATRKYIEAGKDLEGKGFDPRKLLNPGFEAIKATVKEKMELFGSINKA; encoded by the coding sequence ATGTTAGTTTCTGCTAAAGATATGTTACAAAAAGCCTATGAAGGTAAATATGCTGTTGGTCAATTCAACATCAACAACTTAGAGTGGACTAAAGCAATCTTATTAACTGCTCAAGAAAATAATTCACCAGTTATCTTAGGTGTTTCTGAAGGTGCTGCAAAATATATGTGCGGTTACGAAACAATCGTAGGTATGGTTAACGGAATGATGAAAGAATTAAACATCACTGTTCCTGTTGCATTACACTTAGACCACGGAAGCTACCAAGGTGCTTTAGACGCTATGGCGGCTGGATTCTCTTCAATCATGTTTGATGGTTCTCACTATGCAATTGAAGAAAACATCGCTAAAACAACTGAAATGGTTAAATTAACTGCTGAAAAAGGTTTATCTTTAGAAGCTGAAGTTGGATCAATCGGTGGAGAAGAAGACGGTGTAGTTGGTAAAGGTGAAGTTGCTGATCCAGCTGAATGTAAACAAATCGCTGACTTAGGAGTAACTATGTTAGCTGCTGGTATCGGAAATATCCACGGTAAATACCCAGAAAACTGGGCTGGTTTAGCATTCGATGCTTTAGAAGCAATCAACGCTTCAACTGGAAACACTCCATTAGTATTACATGGTGGAACAGGAATTCCTGAAGAAATGATCAAAAAAGCAATCTCTTTAGGTGTTGCTAAAATCAACGTTAACACAGAATGCCAATTAGCATTCCAAGAAGCTACTCGTAAATACATCGAAGCTGGTAAAGATTTAGAAGGTAAAGGATTCGACCCTCGTAAATTATTAAACCCAGGATTCGAAGCAATCAAAGCTACAGTTAAAGAAAAAATGGAATTATTCGGATCAATTAACAAAGCTTAA